One stretch of Prunus persica cultivar Lovell chromosome G1, Prunus_persica_NCBIv2, whole genome shotgun sequence DNA includes these proteins:
- the LOC109946630 gene encoding uncharacterized protein LOC109946630, which yields MVFRFSLQLTGILRPQPEIEIKEAPKNFHGSLKVVEVKNYRGRPGDLKLVMYLIDNAVGLEKIVNHPLGQINGEEEMEEVFFMYRAREEMARKLPKHIELDGRNNFRFDRPVYV from the exons ATGGTATTTCGGTTCTCGTTGCAGTTGACAGGTATTTTGAGACCCCAACCTGAGATAGAAATCAAGGAAGCTCCAAAAAATTTCCATGGTTCCCTCAAGGTAGTGGAAGTGAAAAACTATCGTGGTCGCCCCGGTGATTTGAAGCTTGTGATGTACTTAATAGACAACGCTGTTGGACTGGAAAAAATTGTCAACCATCCTCTCGGACAAATTAATGGCgaagaagaaatggaagagGTCTTTTTCATGTATCGTGCTAGGGAAGAGATGGCACGAAAATTGCCTAAACATATAGAATTG GATGGCCGTAATAACTTTCGGTTTGATCGTCCGGTGTATGTGTAA